One part of the Actinotignum schaalii genome encodes these proteins:
- the arc gene encoding proteasome ATPase, with protein sequence MSTSESSAALAEIASLREKNERLSTSLVAARKRIQELGEKLDSLSRPPATFATFIRGHSSDHSIDALVGGRKMNVAVSPYVALEQLRPGQEVRLNEELVVVGIGGYENTGQLVAVELVLDPQRVLVRVHADETKVLRIGGKLSAAKLRVGDTCMADLKTGFLVEKIERPDVEHLLLEEVPDVSYADIGGLDAQIEEIRDSIELPFQQPDLYREHGLRPPKGILLYGPPGTGKTMIAKAVATSLAENAARAQGVAKASSYFLNIKGPQLLDKYVGETERQIREIFSRARDRASSGIPVVIFFDEMEALFRTRGSGVSSDVETTVVPQLLAEIDGVEQLSNVIVIGASNREDMIDPAILRPGRLDVKIRVERPDYAGSVDILSKYLTPELPYAPADIEAYGGGAGAAAHLAHLIADKVFEASPENRFVDVTYASGRKETLYLADFVSGALLAGIVDRAKKAAIKTYLTTGARGITAEHAIAAVHAEARDSSELDQISNPDEWAKVNGKNRGERIVAVRPRQSDSSAQNTRGEEPR encoded by the coding sequence ATGAGCACATCGGAGTCGAGCGCGGCTCTTGCCGAAATCGCGTCCTTGCGTGAGAAAAATGAACGGCTCTCCACCTCGCTGGTCGCCGCCCGGAAACGCATCCAGGAATTAGGGGAGAAACTCGATTCCCTCTCCCGGCCTCCGGCTACTTTCGCCACCTTTATTCGTGGGCATTCTTCCGATCATTCCATTGATGCCCTCGTGGGCGGCCGGAAAATGAACGTGGCCGTTTCCCCGTATGTTGCTTTGGAACAATTGCGCCCCGGCCAAGAAGTACGCCTCAATGAAGAACTCGTGGTGGTCGGTATTGGCGGCTACGAAAATACCGGGCAGCTCGTCGCTGTCGAACTCGTGCTGGATCCCCAGCGGGTGCTCGTGCGGGTGCACGCGGATGAAACAAAAGTGCTGCGCATCGGCGGGAAACTCTCGGCCGCGAAACTGCGGGTCGGAGATACCTGCATGGCGGACCTGAAAACCGGGTTCCTAGTAGAAAAGATAGAACGCCCGGATGTTGAGCACCTGCTGCTTGAAGAAGTCCCGGATGTTTCCTACGCGGATATTGGCGGCTTGGATGCTCAAATTGAGGAAATCCGCGACAGTATCGAATTACCCTTCCAGCAACCCGACCTCTATCGGGAGCACGGCCTGCGCCCGCCCAAGGGCATTTTGCTGTACGGGCCGCCGGGAACCGGGAAAACCATGATCGCGAAAGCGGTGGCCACCTCCCTCGCGGAGAATGCCGCGCGTGCCCAAGGGGTAGCGAAGGCATCCTCGTACTTCCTCAATATCAAGGGTCCGCAGCTCCTCGATAAATACGTGGGGGAAACCGAACGCCAGATTCGTGAAATCTTTTCCCGGGCCCGGGACCGGGCCTCCTCAGGTATTCCCGTTGTTATTTTCTTTGACGAAATGGAAGCCCTCTTCCGCACCCGCGGCTCCGGTGTGTCCTCCGATGTAGAAACAACCGTGGTGCCTCAGCTCCTTGCCGAAATTGACGGGGTGGAACAACTCTCCAATGTCATCGTTATCGGTGCTTCCAACCGGGAAGATATGATCGACCCGGCTATCTTGCGGCCCGGCCGGCTCGACGTGAAAATCCGGGTCGAACGCCCCGATTATGCCGGGAGCGTGGATATTCTCTCCAAGTACCTCACCCCCGAGCTGCCCTACGCGCCGGCTGATATCGAGGCCTACGGTGGCGGGGCCGGAGCCGCGGCCCACCTGGCCCACCTCATCGCGGATAAGGTTTTCGAGGCATCTCCGGAGAACCGCTTCGTTGATGTCACCTACGCGTCGGGGCGGAAAGAAACTCTCTATCTTGCCGATTTTGTGTCCGGGGCTCTCCTGGCCGGCATTGTTGATCGCGCGAAAAAGGCAGCTATCAAAACGTATTTGACCACCGGGGCACGCGGGATTACCGCGGAGCATGCTATCGCTGCCGTGCATGCCGAAGCCCGCGATAGCTCCGAACTGGACCAGATCTCCAACCCGGATGAATGGGCCAAAGTCAATGGTAAAAACCGCGGGGAGCGGATCGTGGCGGTGCGCCCGCGCCAGAGTGATTCGAGCGCGCAAAACACAAGGGGAGAGGAGCCACGATGA
- the dop gene encoding depupylase/deamidase Dop has product MTVRRVIGLETEFGIMEPADLRANPVVLSADFVETYGHAGAGAGTHGPVAWDYTGEDPLNDARGFRMSREEADPSQLTDDPENPAPPAGVVVAPITEDDAELRRPRAANAVLTNGGRLYVDHAHPEYSSPETATPREAVLWDRAGELIARRGMELLREGGREFAIYKNNVDGKGAAYGSHENYLVDRALPFTEIIRYLTPFFVTRPILCGTGRVGLGPRSEQPGFQISQRADYVENDVGLETTFNRPIINTRDEPHAAAERFRRLHVIGGDANQFDVSILLKVGTTSLVLWMLEQDAVPLGLESVIMDSPVPLTWTVSQDPSLTTKLEVHEGEPRTALEIQQIYLDAVRDALAERGEVDGDTAEILERWQGVLDLLSRDIFSAASQVEWVAKYQILSELRERGGGSWDSDKLRALDVQWHDLRPERSIVAKLRRAGRVEELFSEADIATAALHAPGSTRAYLRGQLISRFSEHVAAASWSSAVLRDSAGKLHRLSLPDPAGANEAALGATLAGAQTIDEVIAALTAAGS; this is encoded by the coding sequence ATGACAGTACGTCGAGTCATCGGCCTGGAAACAGAGTTCGGGATTATGGAACCCGCCGACCTGCGGGCCAATCCCGTGGTGCTCTCGGCCGATTTTGTAGAAACCTACGGGCATGCCGGGGCAGGGGCCGGCACGCACGGCCCGGTGGCCTGGGATTACACCGGGGAAGACCCCCTCAATGACGCCCGCGGTTTCCGGATGAGCCGGGAGGAGGCGGACCCCTCTCAGCTCACCGATGATCCGGAGAATCCCGCCCCGCCAGCTGGCGTCGTCGTCGCACCTATAACGGAAGATGACGCAGAGCTGCGCCGTCCGCGCGCCGCGAACGCGGTTCTCACCAACGGCGGGCGCCTCTACGTTGATCATGCCCACCCGGAATATTCCTCGCCGGAAACCGCCACCCCGCGGGAAGCTGTGCTGTGGGACCGTGCCGGTGAGCTTATCGCACGGCGCGGAATGGAACTGCTGCGCGAAGGTGGGCGCGAATTTGCGATCTACAAAAACAATGTGGACGGAAAAGGCGCGGCCTACGGTTCGCACGAAAACTACCTGGTTGATCGGGCGCTGCCCTTCACGGAAATCATCCGCTACCTCACTCCTTTCTTCGTCACCCGGCCCATTCTGTGCGGTACCGGGCGCGTGGGGCTCGGCCCGCGTTCGGAACAACCCGGTTTCCAGATCTCGCAACGTGCCGACTACGTGGAAAATGACGTCGGGTTGGAAACTACCTTCAACCGGCCCATTATCAATACTCGTGATGAACCGCATGCGGCCGCGGAGCGCTTCCGGCGCCTGCACGTCATCGGGGGAGACGCCAACCAATTTGATGTCTCTATCCTGCTCAAAGTGGGAACTACTTCGTTGGTGCTCTGGATGTTGGAACAGGACGCGGTTCCCCTCGGGCTGGAATCCGTGATTATGGATAGTCCCGTGCCCCTCACCTGGACGGTCTCTCAGGACCCGAGCCTCACCACCAAACTTGAGGTGCACGAAGGCGAACCGCGTACCGCCCTGGAAATTCAGCAGATCTACCTCGACGCGGTCCGTGATGCGCTGGCCGAACGCGGTGAGGTGGACGGCGATACCGCGGAAATTCTCGAGCGGTGGCAAGGCGTGCTGGACTTGCTCTCGCGCGATATTTTCTCCGCCGCATCCCAGGTGGAATGGGTGGCGAAATATCAGATCTTGAGCGAATTACGCGAACGCGGCGGGGGCAGCTGGGATTCCGATAAACTGCGCGCCCTTGATGTCCAATGGCATGATCTGCGCCCCGAGCGCTCCATCGTGGCGAAACTGCGGAGAGCCGGGCGGGTAGAGGAACTCTTCTCCGAAGCGGACATTGCCACGGCGGCGCTGCATGCACCGGGTTCGACGCGCGCGTATCTGCGCGGCCAGCTCATCTCCCGTTTCTCCGAACACGTGGCCGCGGCCAGTTGGTCGAGTGCGGTGCTGCGCGATAGCGCCGGCAAGCTCCACCGCCTCAGCCTGCCCGATCCAGCCGGTGCGAACGAAGCGGCCCTGGGGGCCACCCTGGCCGGTGCCCAGACAATTGATGAGGTTATTGCCGCCCTCACCGCGGCGGGTTCGTAG
- a CDS encoding ubiquitin-like protein Pup: MSSQEFLQPQRRQEENTEVEAPQAQNQDFGIDALLDDIDAVLESNASSFVQGFVQKGGQ; this comes from the coding sequence ATGTCCAGTCAAGAATTCCTGCAGCCCCAGCGCCGTCAGGAAGAAAACACCGAAGTGGAAGCCCCGCAGGCCCAAAACCAAGATTTTGGTATTGACGCGCTGCTCGACGATATTGACGCCGTGCTGGAAAGCAATGCGTCCTCCTTCGTGCAGGGCTTCGTGCAGAAAGGCGGACAGTGA
- the pafA gene encoding Pup--protein ligase — MGIETEYGITCAARRGTRPPLDAEESAQRLFAPVLAAHRSTNTFLENGSRLYLDVGAHPEYATAECDNIDDLLAHDRAGELIFARLAKRANEKLNDDGVPGAIHLLKNNVDSEGHSFGCHENYMVHRRPDYRQRIARLIPFFVTRQIVAGAGSLHRGEDGQVRYEFSQRSHQMWEAISSASTRSRPMINTRDEPHADAELYRRMHVIVGDSNISQATTGLKVAATEALLTLVEEGAILPDLELADPMHAIRITGADLSGRANLELASGGLTDPISVQQRMYEAAMNHLDRKGYLAELDPTRRYLLELWERAITAVERRDPSPIATEIDWAAKLALLTRYRERTGAKLCDARVARLDLAYHDITEGGLRDRMEESGLLRRVITPERATAATTTPPRSTRAVLRGRFLSAARQARRDVAVDWSTLRLMEANGNSSVVLNDPLATENPEVEALIEEITA; from the coding sequence ATGGGCATCGAGACCGAATACGGAATCACCTGCGCGGCCCGGCGCGGAACACGCCCACCGCTGGACGCCGAAGAATCCGCCCAGCGGCTTTTCGCGCCGGTGCTCGCCGCGCATCGGTCCACAAACACGTTCCTAGAAAACGGCTCACGCCTCTACCTGGACGTGGGCGCCCACCCGGAATACGCCACCGCCGAATGCGATAATATCGACGATCTCCTCGCCCACGACCGCGCCGGCGAACTCATTTTCGCGCGGCTCGCCAAGCGCGCCAATGAGAAATTGAACGACGACGGCGTCCCCGGGGCCATCCACCTCCTGAAAAACAATGTTGATTCCGAGGGGCATTCCTTCGGGTGTCACGAAAACTACATGGTGCATCGGCGCCCGGACTACCGCCAGCGCATCGCCCGCCTCATCCCTTTCTTTGTGACCCGGCAGATCGTGGCGGGAGCCGGAAGCTTGCACCGCGGGGAAGACGGGCAGGTCCGCTACGAATTCTCCCAGCGCTCCCACCAGATGTGGGAGGCGATCTCCTCGGCATCCACGCGGTCGCGGCCCATGATCAATACCCGCGATGAACCCCACGCCGATGCGGAACTCTACCGGCGCATGCACGTTATCGTGGGGGATTCCAATATTTCCCAGGCAACAACCGGCCTCAAAGTCGCGGCCACCGAAGCCCTCCTCACCCTCGTGGAAGAAGGCGCGATCCTTCCGGATCTGGAACTCGCCGATCCCATGCACGCCATCCGGATCACCGGCGCGGACCTATCCGGGCGGGCCAACCTGGAACTGGCCAGCGGCGGGCTCACCGACCCGATTTCGGTTCAGCAGCGGATGTATGAAGCCGCGATGAACCACCTGGATCGGAAAGGCTACCTGGCGGAACTTGACCCCACCCGGCGCTACCTCCTTGAGCTGTGGGAGCGTGCCATCACCGCGGTGGAACGCCGCGATCCCAGCCCTATCGCCACCGAAATTGACTGGGCCGCTAAACTCGCCCTCCTCACGCGCTACCGGGAACGCACCGGGGCGAAACTCTGCGACGCCCGGGTGGCACGCCTCGATTTGGCGTATCACGATATCACCGAAGGTGGGCTGCGCGACCGGATGGAAGAATCCGGGCTCCTGCGCCGCGTTATCACCCCCGAACGTGCTACCGCGGCTACTACGACCCCGCCGCGCAGCACCCGGGCCGTGTTACGCGGGCGTTTCCTGAGTGCGGCGCGGCAAGCCCGGCGCGATGTGGCGGTGGACTGGTCCACCCTGCGCCTCATGGAGGCCAATGGCAATTCCAGTGTGGTCCTCAACGACCCGCTCGCCACCGAGAACCCCGAGGTCGAGGCGCTTATCGAGGAGATCACCGCGTGA
- a CDS encoding FKBP-type peptidyl-prolyl cis-trans isomerase, translating into MTSHPRYRVLLAGLAVAATALAGCSGHREPGNPGSVDVTGAFGAPVTISVEGNLHVDGVRQEVLSPGDGVELAEGSPVLARITSFDSRTEAPVEGFATGGITLATVSKAGVGELAPYLVGQREGSRLLIQREELVAGDPGAVEIVVVDILYTNARGDAAPPPATPPAGMPGLASGEGVAPVLTGGGGPIPEFAVVPLVLGRGEQVAASDELVLNYFLVDPNGQTVDSSWTSGPVRAAMGDLMDGMRKGLVDQRVGSRVMILIPASQARGDSDLVAIVDILATGRALTQLRAGAA; encoded by the coding sequence GTGACATCCCACCCGAGATACCGAGTGCTGCTGGCCGGCCTTGCGGTGGCCGCTACCGCGCTAGCGGGCTGTAGCGGACACCGCGAGCCCGGCAACCCTGGAAGCGTAGATGTCACAGGCGCATTCGGCGCACCCGTGACCATCTCCGTGGAAGGGAACCTCCATGTAGACGGGGTCCGCCAGGAGGTCCTCAGCCCGGGAGACGGGGTAGAACTGGCAGAAGGAAGCCCGGTACTCGCGCGTATCACCTCCTTCGACTCGCGTACCGAAGCCCCTGTGGAAGGTTTCGCCACCGGCGGGATCACCCTGGCTACCGTGAGCAAGGCAGGGGTGGGGGAGCTGGCTCCTTACCTGGTCGGGCAGCGGGAAGGAAGCCGCTTGCTTATTCAGCGGGAAGAATTGGTGGCCGGAGACCCCGGAGCGGTAGAAATCGTCGTCGTCGATATTCTCTACACAAATGCGCGCGGGGACGCAGCGCCGCCACCCGCTACTCCACCGGCCGGAATGCCGGGCCTGGCCAGCGGAGAAGGCGTGGCACCCGTGCTCACCGGAGGCGGCGGGCCCATCCCAGAATTCGCGGTGGTACCCCTCGTGCTCGGGCGCGGGGAGCAGGTAGCCGCCTCGGATGAGCTTGTGCTCAACTACTTCCTCGTGGACCCGAATGGCCAAACGGTGGATTCCAGCTGGACCTCCGGGCCGGTGCGCGCCGCCATGGGCGATCTGATGGACGGGATGCGCAAAGGCCTGGTCGATCAGCGGGTAGGTTCGCGCGTCATGATTCTGATTCCGGCAAGTCAGGCCCGCGGGGATAGCGACCTCGTCGCCATTGTTGATATTTTGGCGACGGGCCGGGCGCTCACCCAGCTTCGCGCCGGCGCGGCCTAA
- a CDS encoding nucleoside/nucleotide kinase family protein — MKESKEGLDLLAGLVFRGKGRQVYSIDGRSGSGKTQLSRALAARLREGGLAVEILEVERFVPGWDGLARGTERVAHDILEPFLRGESARVSPWNWYLSCYDAPVAVPEDPRCEVLLLEGCGAASAACAPLCTATIWMECEDSLRRERVREREGDPSSWWDMWAAQEAALLSKRDAPALADAVARWDAGQLHVEMRGF, encoded by the coding sequence ATGAAAGAGAGCAAAGAGGGCCTGGACCTCCTCGCGGGCCTGGTATTTCGCGGGAAAGGCCGGCAAGTTTACAGCATTGACGGGCGGAGTGGATCCGGGAAAACCCAGCTATCGCGGGCACTTGCGGCGCGGCTGCGCGAGGGCGGGCTGGCGGTTGAGATTCTCGAGGTGGAGCGTTTCGTACCCGGCTGGGATGGCTTGGCCCGGGGCACGGAGCGGGTAGCCCACGATATTCTGGAGCCTTTTCTACGCGGGGAGAGCGCGCGGGTGTCTCCCTGGAATTGGTATCTGAGCTGCTACGATGCACCGGTCGCGGTGCCGGAGGATCCACGCTGCGAGGTGCTGCTGCTGGAGGGATGCGGAGCGGCCTCCGCGGCCTGCGCGCCGCTGTGCACGGCCACAATCTGGATGGAATGTGAGGATTCTCTCCGGCGGGAGCGAGTGCGGGAACGCGAGGGCGATCCGAGTAGCTGGTGGGATATGTGGGCTGCCCAAGAGGCTGCGCTCTTGAGCAAAAGAGATGCCCCAGCCCTGGCAGACGCGGTAGCACGCTGGGATGCGGGGCAGCTGCACGTGGAGATGCGCGGTTTTTAG
- a CDS encoding beta/alpha barrel domain-containing protein, which yields MAWVIDEVAQRVRAAARQVPDRERDALRHAAQAAPAPREFYRALAPSPQRPIGVIGEIRSLGGSPAPAPAQLEAFAQALSSGGAAAISVTAPVIPGGLGLPALRLARALGVGPLLYRDVTVSAVQLLRARAAGADAVSLTPRILTEVELEALVERARSLGMEPCLEVESESDVARAMACAARVVIADSRSATDYPQLFEALPYTCVRVVRRGVRNPCDVFTAARHGAGCVIVGRALLETADPAGLLASMATAGRHPAALLMAKRTAHVAEGTASTAEGTASRAQHTASTAEGTASTAQRTANVTEGSAQAPGLGHPPHAPGQEGTR from the coding sequence GTGGCGTGGGTTATTGATGAGGTAGCACAGCGGGTGCGGGCCGCCGCCAGGCAGGTCCCGGACCGGGAACGTGATGCGCTGCGGCATGCTGCCCAGGCGGCCCCGGCACCGCGCGAGTTCTACCGCGCCCTCGCGCCCAGCCCGCAACGCCCCATCGGGGTGATCGGGGAAATCCGCAGCCTCGGCGGCAGCCCCGCACCAGCTCCCGCGCAGCTGGAGGCCTTCGCACAGGCATTGAGCAGTGGGGGAGCGGCCGCCATCTCGGTGACCGCCCCGGTGATTCCCGGTGGGCTCGGTTTGCCCGCGTTGCGCCTGGCCCGCGCCCTCGGGGTGGGCCCGCTGCTCTACCGCGATGTCACTGTTTCCGCGGTGCAACTCCTGCGGGCCCGCGCGGCGGGAGCGGATGCCGTCTCGCTCACCCCGCGAATTCTCACGGAGGTGGAACTTGAGGCCCTGGTGGAACGAGCGCGTTCCCTCGGGATGGAACCCTGCCTGGAAGTGGAATCCGAAAGTGATGTAGCGCGCGCGATGGCCTGTGCGGCGCGGGTCGTTATCGCAGATTCGCGCTCCGCTACCGATTATCCGCAACTTTTCGAGGCGCTGCCCTACACCTGCGTGCGGGTGGTGCGGCGCGGGGTGCGCAATCCCTGCGATGTTTTCACCGCGGCGCGGCACGGCGCCGGCTGCGTTATTGTAGGGCGGGCCCTGCTTGAAACAGCAGACCCTGCAGGTTTGCTCGCTAGCATGGCTACCGCGGGCCGGCACCCGGCCGCGCTACTCATGGCCAAACGGACCGCACACGTGGCTGAAGGCACGGCTAGTACAGCTGAAGGCACGGCGAGCAGAGCCCAGCACACGGCTAGCACAGCTGAAGGCACGGCTAGCACGGCCCAGCGTACGGCTAACGTAACCGAAGGTAGTGCTCAGGCACCCGGGCTCGGGCACCCGCCCCACGCCCCCGGACAGGAAGGGACACGATGA
- the lgt gene encoding prolipoprotein diacylglyceryl transferase, with the protein MIPTAIPAPEHSEWVLFETSAFSLSIKFYAIAIVIGIIVAYALTERRYVAKGATRDVTLSIALWAVIFGIIGGRLYHVITDYQLYFGPGRDPWRVFDLRGGGLGIWGAVALGGVGAWIGCRRNGVRLLPFADALAPGLLIAQAIGRLGNYFNQELFGGPTSLPWGLQVDAAYRPAGFPPEQLFHPTFLYESLWCLGGAVVLLLLEKRFHLVAGQLFATYVIVYTLGRVWIENLRIDPAHLVAGLRLNVWTSLLVLLGGIIALVILRRAYLRDSSRDHVWLRPRPEPETEGTDVSQNDDAAAGQAAVVPEKTETSGAASTEDSAASSESEPEVGNRSVNG; encoded by the coding sequence ATGATTCCAACAGCTATTCCAGCTCCCGAGCATTCCGAATGGGTGCTTTTTGAGACCTCCGCATTTTCCCTCTCCATTAAGTTCTACGCGATTGCCATCGTCATCGGCATTATCGTTGCCTATGCCCTCACGGAGCGGCGCTACGTGGCTAAGGGTGCTACCCGCGATGTCACGCTCTCCATCGCGCTGTGGGCTGTGATTTTCGGGATTATCGGCGGGCGGCTCTACCACGTCATCACCGACTACCAGCTTTATTTCGGCCCGGGCCGTGACCCGTGGCGCGTTTTCGACCTGCGCGGCGGGGGCCTGGGCATCTGGGGTGCGGTGGCCCTGGGTGGCGTGGGTGCCTGGATCGGGTGCCGCCGCAACGGGGTGCGCCTGCTACCCTTCGCCGACGCCCTCGCCCCGGGCCTCCTCATCGCCCAGGCCATTGGCCGCCTGGGTAACTACTTCAACCAAGAACTCTTCGGCGGGCCCACTTCACTGCCCTGGGGCTTGCAGGTGGATGCCGCGTACCGCCCCGCCGGCTTCCCACCCGAGCAGCTCTTCCACCCCACCTTCCTCTACGAATCGCTGTGGTGCCTGGGTGGCGCCGTCGTACTTCTTCTCCTCGAAAAACGCTTCCACCTGGTGGCCGGGCAGCTTTTCGCCACGTATGTGATTGTGTACACCCTCGGCAGAGTGTGGATCGAAAATCTGCGCATCGACCCGGCGCACCTCGTGGCCGGTTTGCGTCTCAATGTATGGACGTCGCTGCTCGTGTTGCTCGGGGGAATCATCGCTCTTGTTATTTTGCGGCGCGCCTACCTGCGTGATTCTTCTCGCGATCACGTGTGGTTGCGGCCCCGCCCGGAACCGGAAACTGAAGGAACTGACGTGTCACAGAACGACGACGCCGCAGCCGGCCAAGCCGCCGTCGTACCCGAAAAAACGGAAACTTCCGGGGCCGCAAGCACGGAAGATTCGGCAGCGTCAAGCGAATCCGAACCGGAGGTGGGTAACCGCTCAGTGAACGGGTGA
- the pyk gene encoding pyruvate kinase: MRRARIVCTLGPATDTYDQILELVKAGMNVARINASHGSHEEHEKRIDNVRAAAKELGTPVAVLVDLQGPKIRLGRFAEGPVQLNVGDTFTITTRDIPGTKDICSTTFKGLAGDCNPGDVLLIDDGKVSVRVVEVVDGTDVVTRVEVPGPVSNNKGINLPGVAVSVPAMSEKDEEDLRWGLNYGADLIALSFVRDAKDIDDVHRIMDEEGIHLPVIAKIEKPQAVANLDDIVQAFDGIMVARGDLGVELPLEQVPLVQKEAISLARKRAKPVILATQVLESMIQNPRPTRAEASDCANAILDGADAVMLSGETSVGLYPIECVKTMASIVSYTEEHGLEQIPQLSSLHRTRNGVLTRSALDIGEALGVKAVVVFTETGHTARRVARNRSRLPIINFTPSEKVRNQLAVLWGSETYTVDHSAATTDEMVQQVEDRLLELGRAQVGDRVVIVAGMPSGVAGSTNTLRVHKIGEETGVA; encoded by the coding sequence ATGCGTAGAGCTAGAATTGTGTGTACGTTGGGTCCGGCTACGGATACCTACGATCAAATCCTTGAACTTGTTAAAGCCGGCATGAACGTGGCGCGTATTAACGCCTCCCACGGTTCGCATGAAGAACACGAAAAGCGCATTGATAATGTGCGTGCCGCCGCGAAGGAACTGGGTACCCCGGTTGCGGTGCTCGTTGATTTGCAGGGCCCTAAGATCCGCCTCGGCCGTTTCGCCGAAGGCCCGGTCCAGCTGAACGTGGGCGATACCTTCACCATTACCACCCGCGATATCCCCGGCACGAAGGATATCTGCTCCACCACCTTCAAGGGCCTGGCCGGTGATTGCAATCCCGGCGATGTGCTGTTGATTGACGACGGTAAGGTCTCGGTGCGCGTTGTGGAAGTTGTGGACGGCACTGACGTGGTCACCCGCGTGGAAGTCCCCGGCCCCGTTTCCAATAACAAGGGTATTAATCTTCCCGGCGTGGCGGTGTCCGTTCCCGCCATGTCCGAAAAGGACGAAGAGGACCTGCGCTGGGGCCTCAACTACGGTGCGGATCTCATCGCGCTGTCCTTTGTGCGTGATGCCAAGGATATTGATGATGTCCACCGCATTATGGACGAAGAGGGTATTCACCTCCCTGTTATCGCCAAGATCGAAAAGCCGCAGGCCGTGGCCAACCTGGACGACATCGTCCAGGCCTTCGACGGCATCATGGTTGCCCGCGGTGACCTCGGCGTGGAACTGCCCCTCGAGCAGGTTCCGCTGGTGCAGAAGGAAGCCATTTCCCTGGCCCGCAAGCGCGCCAAGCCGGTTATTCTGGCCACCCAGGTTCTCGAATCCATGATCCAGAACCCGCGGCCCACCCGCGCTGAGGCTTCTGACTGCGCCAACGCGATTCTGGACGGTGCGGATGCCGTGATGCTTTCCGGGGAAACCTCGGTGGGTCTCTACCCGATTGAGTGCGTGAAGACCATGGCCTCCATCGTTTCCTACACGGAGGAACACGGCCTGGAGCAGATTCCGCAGCTTTCCTCCCTGCATCGCACCCGCAACGGTGTTCTTACCCGCTCCGCTCTGGATATCGGTGAGGCCCTGGGCGTCAAGGCAGTTGTGGTCTTCACGGAAACCGGGCACACCGCCCGCCGCGTGGCACGCAACCGCTCCCGCCTGCCGATCATCAATTTCACTCCCTCGGAGAAGGTGCGCAACCAGCTCGCCGTTCTATGGGGTAGCGAAACCTACACGGTGGATCACTCCGCCGCTACCACGGACGAAATGGTGCAGCAGGTGGAGGATCGCCTCCTCGAACTGGGCCGCGCCCAGGTTGGTGACCGTGTGGTGATCGTGGCCGGTATGCCCTCGGGCGTGGCTGGTTCCACCAACACCCTGCGTGTTCACAAGATCGGTGAAGAAACTGGCGTTGCCTAA